From the Mesorhizobium koreense genome, the window ATCGAGTTTCGGGATCATTCGCTCAAGATCGCGGCGTTGGGACGGCTTGCGATTATCGTACGCGCCGCCGAATTGGCCATACTGATACGCTAACTGGCGGCGGTCCAGGACCGGCACGAGGCCCAGCAACATCGCTGTCTCGGTTATGAGCTTAATCAATCGCTCGTTAGAGAGCGAACATGACGGCGTTGCTGTTCGGATGTCTTTGACACTCGAATTAATCGACACGACAGAAGACCGGCGCAGGCCCTTCATCTTCCCGAGTATGAACGAATGCAAGTCGACGTTAGCTGCGCCGTTCGGATTTGCAAAACTACCCATCTTGGGATTGTTGCTGCCCTGTTTGTTCTGAACCTGAACTCTCGGACGGGCATGGGGGTTGAGGGTTCCCGAAAACCTTTTTCGAAGATTAACGATCGGTTATCGGATCCGTAAGCGAGTGGTTGCGCGGCCTCAGAGGGGCTCACGAGTTCATGTTGATCGCACAGGAACGACAGTCACATCCGCAAGACGGTACACGCCTGGGTCCGACACCAAGCCAACGGAAGTGGCCTGGTGCTCGACTTCCATAGCTGGCCTCCGGGTATATCGAACCGGAATTGGTGGCAGATGTTCCCAAGGAACAACGCGCCCCGCCGGCGGACCGGCAGGGCCTCTCGCACTTGAGATGAAGAGCTTAGTCGCACACACGTGTCTTCTGGATGACGACCTTGTGGTGGCGGTAGGTCTTCACAGTCTTGGTGCGGCAATCCTCGTTCCGGGCTTCGTGCCTGCCCCAGCCCTTGTGCTTTCCGATGTACCGGCCCCGGTGCAATCCGTTGTCATGATCGCGATGGTTATAACGATAATGGCCGTCATCGGTGCGGATAGTGACGCTTGCCGATTGGGCCTGCGAAGCAACGGAAGCAATAGGGATAGTAGCTACGGCCACAGCAGCGGCGATCAGAACAGATTTCAGGGTATCTCTCCTTGCGTTGGAAGTGCATATCAACGTCAAGAACTGTTCACCGTTCCCAGACACAGTTCACGGGTGCTTCCGAATCGAAATAAAGCCGCGAGTCTTTAAGGATCGCCAAAGGAGGCGATCGCTGGTTGATGCGAGCGGAACCCTTCCTTGATGCTGGCGTTGAGCTTCGTGGCGGGCATTGAGCAAGGAGAAGCAAATGAAAAAGGTTCTGATCGCACTTGGAGTGGCCACGCTGTTGTCTGTTCCGGCCATGGCGCAGACCGCAACATCGACAGAGACAAAGACCGACGCTCCAGCGACCACTACCGATACGTTTGTGACGGCCCAGCCCACGGACATACTCAGCAGCAACCTGATCGGCTTGGATATTACCAATGCCCAGAAGGAAGAAATAGGAGAGATCAAGGATCTGGTCGTCTCCAATGGGCAGCTAGCCGGCTACGTCATCTCGGTGGGCGGCTTCCTTGGAGTGGGAGAGCGATACGTCGTGGTCGCGCCCTCAGCCGTCCAGATTAATTATAATGAGAACGATAAGAAATGGACGGCGACCATGAACGCCACGAAAGATGTGCTTGAGGGCGCGCCTGAGTTCAAGTACGAAGGGCGGTGGGCGAAGTAGCCTCATCTTTGGCCGGCGAAGGAAGAACCCGCCGGCCTCCCCTTTCTCCGCCCACGCAGATATAGGACGTAGAGGACGTACTTCAGAATTTTCCCATTTTGCGGCGATGCGGATAGCTCGACGCACTGTCTCTGCGCCTTTTGGCCTGCTGCCGGTTTTTCGGACACTAGGCTAAGCTAACATAGCTTTCTCCTCGAATTCGACGGGGCTCATGTAGCCCAGTGTCGAGCGCCGTCGCCGGGGATTGTAGAAGCGCTCGATGTAATCGAACACATCGGCCCTGGGCGTCATCCCTCGTCCTGTAGACTTACGGGCTGTCCGCTCGGTTTCCAGCGACAAGAAGAAGCTCCCCATCGCAGCATTATCCCAGACATTGCCCGACCGGCTCATCGAGCAGGTGATGCCGTGATCGGCCATCAGGCGCTGGACCTGTTCGCTCGTATACTGGCTGCCCTGGTCGCTGTGGTGCAGCAGGCTGTCCGGCTTGCCTCGTCTCCAGATCGCCATGATGAGAGCGTCGGTGACGAGCTGAGCCGTCATCTCCGCCTTCATTGCCCAGCCGACGGCACGCCGGGAGAACAGGTCGACGACGGCGGCAACATAGAGCCAACCTTCGGCGGTCCAGATGTAAGTGAAGTCGGCGATCCACTTCTGGTTCGGAGCCGCGGCCTCGAAAGCGCGATCGAGGAGATTATCCGACACTGCCGCTCGCTCGCCGGTGTCTTTTGGCAGCCCACGGCGGCGCGGCCGGGCACGCAGCCCGTTCTCGCGCAGAGCCTCTCGATGCGGTGCAAGCCACAGGATGGATCTTCGGCCAGAACGTCATGCCAGACGCGACGAGCACCATAGGTTCGGTCGCTGTGCTCTTGAAACTGCGATCGATAGCCGTCACCAGCACCTCGTCGTGCCGGGAGCGAGCGCAGGGGCTGCGGTTGAGCCAGGCATGGAAGCCCGACCGAGAGACATCCAGCGCTTCGCACAGCCATGCCACCGGCCAGATGTTCCGGTGCCTCGCAATGAAAGCGAACCTCATAGCGCTTCCCTCGCGAGGAAGGCTGCGGCCTTCCTAAGAAACACCCTCGGCATCGGGCATGGGCGCCAGGGAATATCCGAGCGTCTTGGCTCGACGCTGGAGATTAGCCAACACACGGCCTCGGTGCCGCTCGTCGTAGGCTATGGCGCCAGGATCACAATAGATCATGCCGAACCGCAGGGTGTTATAAAACAGGACCGCGATCTTGCGAGCAGTCGCGGTCACCGCCTTCTGCTTGCCGATCCGTGCTGCGAGACGTCGGTAGAATGCACCGAGCGCCGTATCGCTTCGTCCTAGCGTGACGGCCGCCAACCGCAGCAGTGCTGCTGCCCGACTGGAAGATCGGCGTGTCCGTGATGAGAGTAGCTTGCCACCCGAGACCTTGTTGCCCGGCGCGAGGCAAAGCCAGGATGTGAAGTGCTTTGCGCTCGGCCATGCTTGCAGATCCGCGCCGCATTCCCCGATCAACTTGAGCGCCAGCGAGGGACTGAGACCATGGATTTGGGTCAGGTCAACGCCGAGAACACCGTAAAGCGCAGCTCGAACATCGAAGGATGGCGCATTCACCTGCTTGGTCTTTGTTCTTGCCTTCGGCAGAGCTGGCAGCTGATGTTCACCGCGAACCGTCAGGTCCGAGATGGCCGCCTCCAGCCTGCGGTCACATTCCAGCATCTTCTTCTGGTAGAAGTCATAGAGTTCCAGGGATTGCTTCAGGGCGAACATATGCTCGTCGCGGTCATTGCCAACCAACGATGCACGGATGGTCTCGATCGAGGAATGGCAGCGGACATCGCGAAGGGACGCCAGCGTATCCGGGTCGCGCTCGCCAGCCGCTATCGCCCGGATGATCCGCATTCCCGTTGCACCGGTAATATCCGAGACTACGTGATGAAGTTGCAGGTTCATCTCCATCAGGGCCTTCTGCATATGCTGGATATGAGCGGCAGCGTATTCCACCAACCGCTCACGTTGCCGCAGATAGGCTCGCAGGGTTGCGATCTCCGCCGCCGGCCTGAAGCTCCCCCGAAGCAAGCCGTAGGAATGAAGCTGACGGAGCCATCCTGCATCGCTCACGTCGGTCTTCCGGCCCGGCACGTTCTTGACATATCGGGCATTCACGAGGATCACTTCGAAGCCGTGCTGTTCGAGAATCTCGAAGGCCGGAATCCAATAGACCCCAGTAGATTCGATTGCGACGCTGGTCACGCCGCAAGACTGCAACCAGTCGGCCAGATCATGCAGGTCTTGCGTGAAAGTGCCGAATGCGCGCACCGGCGTGTCGTCACTGTCGGGGTTCACTGCGGCCATATGCATAGTCGAACCAATGTCGACCGCTGCGGCTCCGGGATTGATCATCTTCAGAGCTGGCCTGTTACCGGTGTCGATCTTCATCATAAACATCTCCTCCGTTCAGGTCGGAGGGGCTGGGCCATGCAAGTCCGTCATCTTCCTAACCGGGATCACCGCCGAAGCGGCGTCACCATTCTCAAGTGCGCATCGGCCCATGTGCCACGTTTTTTAACGCGGTCAGACGCCACCAATAAGCCATCGGCAACTACCCTCCGCCTGCAAGACTAGCAGGTGTTTCTACCGCGCACAGGCGGGCCGCGGCCCAGCGACGGTTTTTTAGGATGTCGCGCTCCGCTTTCAGCTTTGCCACTTCCTTGCGCAGCCGGTCAATCTCCTGCTGCTCCGGCTTCATCTGCCCGTGGCCGGGAAACGCATGCTGCGGATCGCCAGACAGATCGCGCACCTATTTGCGCAGCACGTTCTCATGGAGATCAAGGTCACGAGCCGCCTGGGTCACCGCGGCGCTGCGTTCCTTCACCAGCCTCACCGCCTCAAGCTTGAACTCGCGGCTGAACTTCCTTCTCTGCATTCCAACTCTCCAGTCCCGTTAAACACCTTATCTCGGTGTCCACGAAACCGGCAGCAGGCCATTTTACGGTCCCGCCGATGACGGTGTCGGCAAGAGAGGCAGCATTCCATGCGTAGTCAGACATCAAATCTTTGGTCAATATCGTAAGAATGTGTCGGTAGTCGCGGGACCGGCCCGCAACAGTCACGCGGACGCGGCCTGGCCCAATCGTCGGCGGGCACCTTCGAGATCATCTGGGAGTCGCGCTCGATGGCTGGATGACAGCATTCGCGTGGGGCTGAACTACAAGTTCTGACTTCGCTGTTCTGATTGAGGCCCGTCGCCGAAACGTGGCGGGCTTTCGAATTTCTTGGCCAGGGAACTTTCGTTGCGTCTCTCCGTTGTGGCGAGCCAAACACGCTACGGTCGCATGCGCATTGAAGTTGGTCCGGCCAGATGTATAGGACAGTAGCGCGGGAATCTACGACAAGCCGCTGGAGGAAGCTGATCTTGAATTGCGCCAAAATGGCGATGTCATTGTTACAGTCCGTGGGAGCGGCGTGAATTGTCGGAAATCGCTTTACCGATACAAAATCCTTCTCAGCAGGGATGAGGCCGAAAGAGGTGGCGCTGGCGTCCGTCGCTGACAAGAGTTCTCAGCTAACGCGTCCCCCGATTCCTCCTGCTCTCGTGGAACCGGCCAAGGGCGCTGGCCGTTTCTGAACCATGGAATTGTTCCTTGATCGGTTCGGCCATCCCACATGGCTTCCCTTTTCAGTCGTCTCCGGACGGTTGCTTTTGGCCGCAATCCTTGGTGCGCTGGTGGGAGCCGAACGCGAGTGGCGGGATCGTGTGGCAGGGCCGAGGACGCACGTCCTCATCTGTCTATCAGCCTGCGCAATCGCCGTTCTAACGATCGAAATCACACATCTCGATGACTTCAATGGATAGGAAATCAGCATCGATCCGACCCGGCTGTCCTAGGGTCTCCTGCAGATAATACAACCCAAGAAGTGAAATGGAATCGGATAATCTGCTGTCCTTGAAATACTCCGGCGAGGAACATCCTCGACCAAACCCGGCTCGTTATCAAACCAGAAGGCCAGTAATGGACGCCGCCAGCATTCTCACCAAGTTGGGCACCCTCACAGCCCGTCCCTGGGCCTTTCTGATCTTGCTGGTCTACGCCGTTTTATGGCTCATCTTCGAACCGCACAGCCTCAATTGGCACGGCGTCGCCACCCTCGCCACTTGGGCGATGACGCTATTTATCCAGCGAGCAGAGCACCGCGATACCCAGGCGCTTCAGGCCAAGATCGATGAACTGATCCGGTCGAACGGCAGCGCCAGGGATGAGATTACAGAGATCGACCAGAAAGAACCCGAAGAGATCGAGGAACGCAGACGACGGTCGTAGGGATGGGGCTGCTGCTGTCTTCTGCCTACGCCGGCAGGACGAGGGGCTAACGGCGTGCGCGGCATCTGGCATTGGAATCGCACTGGAGCGCGATCACATTTGGCATCAGGTCCGATTCCTTCGGAACGCTTGGCTAGCTCGAATGTTGAGGATGTCCCACCAGAGAGGAGACATCCAGATGGACCACAGCAATCATGTGCGCCTGACCAGCGCCGAGTTAACCCCTGACATACTCGAAGGCGCCACCATCTACGGACCCGATGACGAGGAGATTGGCTCCGTTGATCATGTGCACAGCAGCCAGGTCGTTATCGACGTAGGAGGCTTCCTTGG encodes:
- a CDS encoding PRC-barrel domain-containing protein, with protein sequence MKKVLIALGVATLLSVPAMAQTATSTETKTDAPATTTDTFVTAQPTDILSSNLIGLDITNAQKEEIGEIKDLVVSNGQLAGYVISVGGFLGVGERYVVVAPSAVQINYNENDKKWTATMNATKDVLEGAPEFKYEGRWAK
- a CDS encoding IS110 family transposase, with the protein product MMKIDTGNRPALKMINPGAAAVDIGSTMHMAAVNPDSDDTPVRAFGTFTQDLHDLADWLQSCGVTSVAIESTGVYWIPAFEILEQHGFEVILVNARYVKNVPGRKTDVSDAGWLRQLHSYGLLRGSFRPAAEIATLRAYLRQRERLVEYAAAHIQHMQKALMEMNLQLHHVVSDITGATGMRIIRAIAAGERDPDTLASLRDVRCHSSIETIRASLVGNDRDEHMFALKQSLELYDFYQKKMLECDRRLEAAISDLTVRGEHQLPALPKARTKTKQVNAPSFDVRAALYGVLGVDLTQIHGLSPSLALKLIGECGADLQAWPSAKHFTSWLCLAPGNKVSGGKLLSSRTRRSSSRAAALLRLAAVTLGRSDTALGAFYRRLAARIGKQKAVTATARKIAVLFYNTLRFGMIYCDPGAIAYDERHRGRVLANLQRRAKTLGYSLAPMPDAEGVS
- a CDS encoding MgtC/SapB family protein, which codes for MELFLDRFGHPTWLPFSVVSGRLLLAAILGALVGAEREWRDRVAGPRTHVLICLSACAIAVLTIEITHLDDFNG
- a CDS encoding low affinity iron permease family protein, producing the protein MDAASILTKLGTLTARPWAFLILLVYAVLWLIFEPHSLNWHGVATLATWAMTLFIQRAEHRDTQALQAKIDELIRSNGSARDEITEIDQKEPEEIEERRRRS
- a CDS encoding PRC-barrel domain containing protein → MDHSNHVRLTSAELTPDILEGATIYGPDDEEIGSVDHVHSSQVVIDVGGFLGIGAKSVAVPAAELDFMRDEDGDVHAVTSWTKDQLEAMPEHKE